In the Archocentrus centrarchus isolate MPI-CPG fArcCen1 chromosome 19, fArcCen1, whole genome shotgun sequence genome, ttttaaatttcttcctTACCTTGCCCATTGTAACTGTGTTAAGTTCAGACCAGGCCAGATGCTGGACTCTCTCAGACCTCTTTATAAACCCTGCTTAGGTCAGGGCTTTGCAAACATGAAACAAAGCTTTGTCGCGTCAGCACAGTGTGCTTTATAGACGGCGGAACACTATACCGCTGTTGAGCTGCCGCAGCCGCTTTGTCTTTGTCAAAGCTCTGTCTGTCTATGGAAAATACTGTCCAACTGCATTTTCTCAAAGGCCTACAATAAGAGTTGCAACATCTGCCTTTAATGGCATGAATGCTAGAAACCTACATGCAGACTGTTAAGCTGGACAGGCcagcaaacagaaaagattCAACTTGTTTCTATAGGTGTTTGGCATGGTCATAGATAACTGCTTCCTGCTTATGTTGAACCCATATAAGTAGCCGGCTTTGTGAGATCAACATAATCAGGAAGCAAATTTGCTGCTTTGACagagttttattttagttttattttagtttgcatTCATGTGtatgttccaaaaaaaaaaaaaagaagctcacaaaacacattattattttaaagttaGGTGTTTAATGTTCATTTGCTACGCACATGGGTGCAGTTTACATGAGAGTCCTCATTCTCCTGAATGAGCCCACCATAGGATTGTGGCAGCCCCAGTCACCACAGGCCCTGTACTCTCCAGGGCGCAGGAAATACTGGCGTCCCCTGTAGTTAGGGTGCTCGTAGAAGATCCAGTAACCCTCCATGATGTTGCAGGAGAAAATGTCACGGTAGCGGAAGCGCTCATACACATTGGCACAGTCTTCCATAAACTCCATTGAGTGCCCCATCATGTCTGGCCTGTTGTAGATCCTCATCCTGTAGGATCCTCTGTACTGCATGTGAAAGGAAACAAAGGGTAATCATGACTATTGTGCTATTTTTGGTAGGTGTAAGCTCTAGAGACCTCTTTCTACACCAAGCTAACTTTTTAATTTAGTACTTGCACTACTTGGTTTCTTTAACTACAAAACGAGATTGAGCAACAACTCTTTTGGCGCATGAcagaattagatttttttttttcctccctgaaCTGCCAGAAACACTCAACGTGACAAACAGAATTAGAGTGAAGGCACCAAGTCTTATGGGGGGTATGTCATATTCTTTTTAAAGGCTGACTTGGTCTCCTTGTGGGCCTTGCAGCAGAGACTTTTATGCTATGACCTGTGTGAGTATCTGTAAATGACATCAAAAAGCTAGTGATTGACATCCATTTCCAAAGCAGCTTTTGATGTACAAGGTGAgtgaaggggggtgggggtgggagggtgcTACCAATTCTATCTGTCTGTTTGACTGACTTACAGGAGGGAACATCTGGCAGGAGCGGATGCAGTTGTTGAAGCCCATCCAGCAGTGGTAGTCAGGGTACTCGCCAGGGCCGAGGATGTACTGGTATCCCATGTAGTAAGGCTTCTCATAGAGCACGCTGTGACCTCCGCTGACACGGATGGAGTTGCAGCAATTGAAGTGCCTGAAGGTGTCCATGCAGTCACTGCTGCACTCCCAGTGGCGGCCCTGAAAGTTGCGGCCCTCGTAGAAGATAATCTCGAGGAGAGAAAGGCGAGAGAGACCAAATTTTGTGTTAGGCATAAAGACATGCTATTGGATATACTCATGAATAGACTGCAGGGGATGCTGCAGTCCTGTGAGCAAGTTCAAATATTTTTCCTGAGTCCTTTGAGTTTACGAACCTCTCCACTACTTTATACTTAATAGATGAAAATCGAGGTAACTGAAACCACTATt is a window encoding:
- the crygmxl2 gene encoding crystallin, gamma MX, like 2; translation: MGKIIFYEGRNFQGRHWECSSDCMDTFRHFNCCNSIRVSGGHSVLYEKPYYMGYQYILGPGEYPDYHCWMGFNNCIRSCQMFPPYRGSYRMRIYNRPDMMGHSMEFMEDCANVYERFRYRDIFSCNIMEGYWIFYEHPNYRGRQYFLRPGEYRACGDWGCHNPMVGSFRRMRTLM